One window from the genome of Brachionichthys hirsutus isolate HB-005 chromosome 19, CSIRO-AGI_Bhir_v1, whole genome shotgun sequence encodes:
- the fam78ab gene encoding protein FAM78A, which produces MKSFCGEHDVAQTVVIALAFCMRLSSAPDVWTSSWIVLLFNAMGCVHSIRCKPKSFRDSIIVLEVNSSIEPNPTSIDESSSVVLRYRTPHFRACARVLVPPVAGREMWTIGWIQACNHMEFYNTYGNKGMSSWELPDLRDRTIQAISDSDGVNYPWYGNTTETCTVIGPTKKDSKFTISMNDNFYPSVTWGVPVSDSNVPQLSSIRRDQSFTTWLVAINQASSETLVLQTIQWRMRLHIQVDPEKPLGHRAVLNEPLVQEQPHILGKNEPIPTNAMVKPNANDAQVLIWRPKNGDPIMVIPPKF; this is translated from the exons ATGAAATCTTTTTGTGGAGAACATGATGTGGCCCAAACGGTGGTGATCGCTCTTGCTTTTTGCATGCGTCTGTCCTCTGCTCCAGACGTCTGGACGTCGTCGTGGATTGTGTTGCTCTTTAACGCAATGGGCTGCGTCCACAGTATCAGGTGTAAACCCAAGAGTTTCCGAGACAGTATCATCGTCCTGGAGGTGAACAGTTCCATCGAGCCGAACCCCACCAGCATCGACGAGTCATCCAGTGTCGTTCTGCGCTACCGGACGCCGCACTTCCGAGCTTGTGCGCGTGTCTTGGTGCCGCCAGTAGCCGGTAGAGAGATGTGGACCATCGGTTGGATTCAAGCTTGTAACCACATGGAGTTCTACAACACATATGGAAACAAAGGAAT GTCCAGCTGGGAGCTCCCCGACCTGCGTGATAGAACGATCCAGGCCATCAGTGACTCAGACGGAGTCAACTACCCATGGTACGGCAACACCACAGAGACCTGCACTGTTATAGGCCCCACCAAGAAGGACAGCAAATTCACTATTAGCATGAATGACAACTTCTACCCCAGCGTCACCTGGGGCGTACCAGTTAGCGACAGCAACGTGCCTCAGCTCAGCAGCATCCGGCGCGACCAGAGCTTCACCACCTGGCTGGTGGCCATAAACCAGGCCTCCTCAGAGACACTCGTCCTACAGACAATCCAATGGAGGATGAGGCTACATATTCAAGTGGACCCAGAGAAGCCTCTCGGACACAGGGCCGTCCTGAACGAGCCCCTTGTCCAAGAACAGCCCCACATCCTGGGCAAGAATGAACCCATCCCCACTAATGCCATGGTTAAGCCCAACGCCAATGATGCCCAAGTGCTGATCTGGCGGCCAAAGAACGGCGACCCTATAATGGTCATCCCACCCAAATTCTGA
- the LOC137908599 gene encoding inactive phospholipid phosphatase 7 — protein sequence MPSSQNARSRARERTSVLSRPEFMSLNQSLRSTSGSGPPESRGSARRAGQTKHQTSQPSEEAPDSGSKDRRESAKMPEEDCMQLNPSFKGIAINSLLAIDICLSKRMGVCSYTSSSWGGCRSIVSLLALTGHGITWIIGTIVCLTRSNTLAGQEVLVNLLLALLLDIMTVAGVQRLVKRRGPWEMTPGLLDCIAMDVYSFPAAHASRAAMVSKFLLSHLVLAVPLRILLVLWAFLVGLSRVLLGKHHLTDMVCGFALGMLHFSLMETVWLSSSTCQTLISISTLSWSPSF from the exons ATGCCGTCGAGTCAAAATGCAAGATCCAGGGCCCGGGAGAGAACCAGCGTCCTGAGCAGACCTGAGTTCATGTCTCTGAACCAGTCCCTCCGCAGCACCAGCGGGAGCGGCCCCCCCGAGAGCCGAGGCAGTGCGAGGCGAGCCGGGCAGACAAAGCACCAAACAAGCCAGCCGAGCGAAGAAGCCCCCGACAGCGGCAGCAAGGACCGGAGAGAGTCCGCTAAGATGCCGGAGGAGGACTGCATGCAGCTCAACCCCTCCTTCAAGGGAATCGCCATCAACTCCCTACTCGCCATTGACATCTGTCTATCCAAGCGCATGGGGGTGTGCAGCTACACATCGTCCTCTTGGGGGGGGTGCCGCTCCATAGTCTCTCTGTTAGCCCTGACAGGACACGGCATCACGTGGATCATCGGTACCATCGTGTGTCTCACGAGGAGCAACACTCTGGCTGGGCAGGAGGTCCTGGTCAACCTGCTGCTCG CCCTCCTCCTGGACATCATGACGGTCGCTGGGGTCCAGAGGCTGGTGAAGCGCAGAGGCCCCTGGGAGATGACTCCAGGCCTCCTGGACTGCATCGCCATGGACGTTTACTCCTTCCCTGCTGCTCACGCCAGCCGAGCCGCCATGGTGTCCAAGTTCCTTCTGTCCCACCTGGTCCTGGCCGTGCCGCTTCGCATCCTGCTGGTGCTGTGGGCCTTCCTGGTGGGACTATCACGGGTGCTGTTGGGGAAGCACCACCTAACTGATATGGTGTGTGGCTTTGCACTTGGCATGCTCCACTTTAGCTTGATGGAGACAGTGTGGCTCTCTTCAAGCACCTGTCAGACCCTTATCTCCATCAGCACACTCAGCTGGAGCCCCTCCTTCTGA